GATTTCATGACGGACACCGGTTATGTATATTTTCCCGTTGAATCGGTTTCCTACTCCTTGCAGTGTTAATGAAGCTCCTGGTATCACAGATGGGATTCCCTGGAGTTTTACTCTTCCTCTTGTTTTGGCTAATTGCTGGAAAGTGGCTTTGGCATCACCCCATTCCTGCAGTTCCCCTTGGGTAAGATTTCCACCATGCTTAAGCTGCAGGTCTTCAATTCCGAAAACATTGGCTAAATCACCTGATGAAAGATTTCCGTTGAGATTAATGGCAGGATCCTGAGCTTCCACTTCTGTCAGTTCCTGATCGGTATAGCTCCATGTTTTGGCTGTAATCTTGCTGAATTGATCTCTGGCATCAATTTCTCCGTCAAATTCATGTACGGATGATCCGTAAACCACTGTTTCTACGGCTTCAGCCCTAAAATCAGGTTTGGCAATTTTGATGGTTCCATCTTCAACGGAACAAAGTTTACCGTTTACCTGCGCTCTGGTAAGCATAAAATCCCAATCAGAAGCCTGGTACTGAACCAATTCCTTATGAGAATTTGAAGTAGCTTCAACATCGGCAGTAAGCCCGTTATTACTAATGAGTTCTTCCATGACATCACTGTCTGTGCTTTCGTAGAAATATTTGCTTTTTCTTCCTAAGGTCATTTTTACAGCCTTATCTCTGCATTCTACAATCAGGTAAGAAGATCCACTTCTGATTTTTATGTTGTGCTTTACAACAACTCCTTTAAAAATGGTTTCTTCTTCAGAATGGTATCCGGCGGTAATCTCAATTTCTTTTCCGGGAATTAACAGATCTTCATTACTGAGCTTGAAATCCTGCTCCGGTACACTTCCGTCTAAAATAACAATGCGGGCATAAGGAATTCTGTTGAATTCTTTTTCCACGACAATGCTTTTCACACCGTACTTCCCCGGCAGTTCTGTTCCTCCGGACATGACCTTATAGGTGACTAAATCCGGATTTTTTGCTGTTTGTATGTATCCGCTATTATTCATATTATGAAACTTTTTCTAATGGCGGAAAGAATAATTCCTGGCCTGGTTTTAACTGTCTGAAATTAACAAGGTTATTTACTTTAGCTACCTCCAGATAATATTTGGAATCTCCATAAATACTTTCGGTCATTAATGGCAGTGTATCGCCGGCCTGTACTGTTCTTTTATGGGTAAGATCCGGTGATTCCAGCTTTTCAATTTTACCGGCAAGTTTCGGACTTGTTGATTCACTGAATGTTGCCTTTCCTATGGCTCTCAGAGGCTGGCCTTCGTTATCAAATAACTTATATTCTATCGTTAATTCAGAAAGCACACCTTTAAATTCAAAACTTCCCCAATTAAGGATAACATTATAGGGTTTATGGATAGAGCCCACGAGCTCGCCTGTCGCTTTATAAAAATCTTTAATCTGTTGGGTAACAGCTGTTTTTGCAAAGGATTTTCCTTTAATTTTATTAATCAGTTTAAGTCCTGAATTTGCTTCCGTAACCCCTGTCCCGTCAAATAGAAATTCTAATTGCAAATCAGGTGATGCTGATGAGGTATATCCTAAATTAGGTTTAGAATTACCATCTGCCTGGTCTGTATTATATTTCGTTTTATAGGTCATAGAAAAACCTGTCGGATTGATAAAAGCTTTAAAAGCACCGCTCTGAATTCTTTTTTCATAATCGGAGTTTTCGTAGGTCCCGATTGTCAGTTTTTGAATTGCTCCTCTCATTATCTTTCTTTTTTACGTTGTTCTATCTTTGCGGCCTGCTCCACACTTTCACTGATCGCACGCATAAGCAGTGCTTCATCTACCGATGCGGCAGTTGTGGTAGCTGCAGCTTTTTCGTCCACATTTATTTTAATGTGAAGCTCTTTTATTTCTATTGGCATTTCGTTTGTTTTTTAATCGATCATTAATATTCAAAACACTAATAACCAATGATTTAACATGTTTGTTTTTAAAAATCCAAGCACATGAAGGGTGTGTTCAGTCTCTGTTATAGACCAATCTGTTGTTTTTGTGAAAAAAGATTTGGGTAAAAGTTATCTTTAAACTAACACACGTTCAAGTGCTTAGATTTGATTTAGAAATTACAAGCCTAAGCTTGCTAACGATGAGGGTATTGTGAAATATCTATATTTCAGTTCTATTGTTTCAATAGCAAGTTTGCTTTCTTCTGCGTTGAATTCTGATACTTCCCATCTTACGGGGTATGCTCCAACTACATTCCAAACCATTAGGGGTGCTGTAGACTGAATTCCCCCTGAAAGAGTAATGATCAGGTCTCTTGGTTCAAACTGGAAGTTTTCCATCGCATTTCTGCACCAGCTTATCAATCCGGAACTTACGATTAACCCACGTTTAAGAACCAGATTAGGATATTTGGGTCTCAAAGGAAGTTGGTGTGTAAACCTGTTTTCGCCTCCTTCGGCATATTCTTCAGTTCCAATTTCTGTTGATAAACCAGATATAGATTGAAATCTGGAGTCAATACCCTCTGTTGTTGAAATCCCATTAACAATAAAAGAGAAACTGGTTGGAGGATATAAAACTGCCATGATTAGTTATTTTCAATAGTTAATCCTTCGTGTGCAATTTCCAGAGTTTCAATAGCCACCTCGTTACCTTCAGCTTTTAAATCTGTTGATTGTAATTTAAGCGGGAATGCATTTTTCACTTTCCAGGTTACTGCAGGAGCTCCTGTTTCATCCAAAAGGGAGATCGTGATAGATCTGCGTTCTACTGTACTTAGCTGAATACTTTGGAACCAGTCGAAATATTCGTTATCAGTTTTGAAAGTTCCTCTCTTTAAAGTGATGTTACTGAAAGTTTTCATTCCAGGCATTTTAATCTTACTAAAGTCCGGACTTGCGCCATGTCTGTATTCAATTAAAGCTGCTTCAACATTTAAACCGCTCACTTCCTGGAAACCTACTTTTGTTCCGCCCCAATCTACTTCAAAGGCAAACTTTACTAATGGATATGTACTCATAATGTTTTTATATTTAGTTGTTATTTAATTTTATTTTATGCTTCCTGTAATTTGTGTGAAAAACGTAACACGATAAATTCAGCCGGGCGTACTGCAGCCATACCGATTTCAATGATCATTCTTCCTTCTAAAATATCCTGAGCAGACATTGTTTTGTGCAAACCAACGCTTACGTAATAAGCTTCTTCCGGCTTGCTTCCTGCTAATGCACCGTCTCTCCACTGCTGATCAAGGAAATTCTCGATCATAGCCTGTACACGAACCCATGTATTGGCAGTATTCGGTTCAAAAACGAAACGTTCTGTAGCTTTCTTCACAGATTCTTCTACCATATTGAAGAATCTACGTACAGGTACATATTTCCATTCGTTACTGTTTCCGTCTAGTGTTCTTGCTCCCCAGACTAACGTTCCTTTTCCTGTGAAAGTTCTGATCGCATTGATTGATTTTCCTGCTACCGCATCTACGTTAAGACCGTCTTGTACTTCATTGGAAATTTTTACAACTGGTGCCAGTACATTGCTAATTGCTAAATTAGCAGGCGCTTTCCATACTCCGGAAGTACTGTCTACTTTGGCATAAATTCCGGCAATTGATGAAGATGGAGCCAATACCAATCTTTTAGATTCAATTTCTCTTTTTGCCTGGTTGTACAATGCTGAGCTTTTTGATTTTAGCCATGCTAAATTATTTTCATTCTGAGGCATTGTAACATCCACAAGGGCTCCTGAAGCATTGATTTCTTTATAGCTATCGATTTTAACATCTTTATCATCAAAGCTATAGCTTAAAACTGTTTCTAATTTTGGATAATATGCAGCTCCATATTTTAATCCTGTAGCATTTACTCCGGTTCTAAAAGCAGCAGCGTCTTCAAAAACATCCATAATAACGAATCTGTCTTTCAAGTCTTCTGCCTGATCCAAAGCTTTATTGTATAACTTGTAAGCATCTGCTCCTAAAACTTCAGCATCCGGGAAAACAATAAGCGTTGGCTCATCTTCTTTTTCCAGTGATTTCAGTCCGAACCATAAACCGCCAGCAACCGTTTCTGTTCCTAATACAGGAGTTTTTTCATAGTCAGCTACTGAAACAATATAGCATGGTCCGCCACCGTTAGCAAAATACATTTGCATAGCATAATGCATTTTATAAGGACTTAGCTTGGCGTTGTCTACTTTTGCAGTCACAACAGTATCTTCAATCGAAATGGAGATCGCTGTTTTTTCATTTTTTGCTCCTCCAAAAATCGTTTCGTATTCCAACATAGAAGAGATTCTTGTTGGTTCATTTCTTGGTCCTTTATCCGTATGCCCGATAAAAGCAGGGATAGCCGTTTCTACTTGTGCTACAGATGGTGGGAATTTCGCAATTTCTTCTACGTAAACTCCAGGTGTTTTGTAATTCATTTGTTAAAAATTTAAAGTTAATATTAGTTATTTTCAATAGTTAATCCTTCGTGTGCAATTTCCAGAGTTTCAATAGCCACCTCGTTACCTTCAGCTTTTAAATCTGTTGATTGTAATTTAAGCGGGAATGCATTTTTCACTTTCCAGGTTACTGCAGGAGCTCCTGTTTCGTCTAAAAGGGAAATGGTAATAGATCTGCGCTCTACCGTGCTTAGCTGAATACTCTGGAACCAGTCGAAATATTCGTTATCAGTTTTGAAAGTTCCTCTCTTTAAAGTGATGTTACTGAAAGTTTTCATTCCAGGCATTTTGATCTTACTGAAATCAGGACTTGCGCCATGTCTGTACTCGATTAAAGCTGCTTCAACATTCAAACCGCTCACTTCCTGAAAACCTACTTTTGTTCCGCCCCAATCTACTTCAAAGGCAAACTTTACTAATGGATATGTACTCATAATTTATTTTTAATTTTAATTGTTATTTAATTTTATTTTATGCTTCCTGTAATTTGTGTGAAAAACGTAACACGATAAATTCAGCCGGGCGTACTGCTGCCATCCCGATTTCAATGATCATTCTTCCTTCTAAAATATCCTGAGCAGACATTGTTTTGTTTAGACCAACGCTTACGTAATAAGCTTCTTCCGGCTTGCTTCCGGCTAATGCACCGTCTCTCCACTGCTGATCAAGGAAATTCTCGATCATAG
The window above is part of the Chryseobacterium sp. MA9 genome. Proteins encoded here:
- the vgrG gene encoding type VI secretion system tip protein VgrG, with the protein product MNNSGYIQTAKNPDLVTYKVMSGGTELPGKYGVKSIVVEKEFNRIPYARIVILDGSVPEQDFKLSNEDLLIPGKEIEITAGYHSEEETIFKGVVVKHNIKIRSGSSYLIVECRDKAVKMTLGRKSKYFYESTDSDVMEELISNNGLTADVEATSNSHKELVQYQASDWDFMLTRAQVNGKLCSVEDGTIKIAKPDFRAEAVETVVYGSSVHEFDGEIDARDQFSKITAKTWSYTDQELTEVEAQDPAINLNGNLSSGDLANVFGIEDLQLKHGGNLTQGELQEWGDAKATFQQLAKTRGRVKLQGIPSVIPGASLTLQGVGNRFNGKIYITGVRHEIAEGNWLVDAQFGLSPTWFSETYDVSEMSGSGIMPAISGLHVGVVSQLESDPDGEDRILVQIPIINSEEEGIWARIATLDAGENRGSFFRPEIGDEVIIGFINDDPNDAIVLGMLNSSAKPAPIVASDDNHEKGFVTRSEMKMIFNDDKISYTLETPKGKKVIVDEDADVITIKDEHSNILTLNKDGISMESGKDIKIKAKGDINMEGTNINVKASAQFKAEGSSGSELKSGAVTVVKGSQVKIN
- a CDS encoding LysM peptidoglycan-binding domain-containing protein — encoded protein: MRGAIQKLTIGTYENSDYEKRIQSGAFKAFINPTGFSMTYKTKYNTDQADGNSKPNLGYTSSASPDLQLEFLFDGTGVTEANSGLKLINKIKGKSFAKTAVTQQIKDFYKATGELVGSIHKPYNVILNWGSFEFKGVLSELTIEYKLFDNEGQPLRAIGKATFSESTSPKLAGKIEKLESPDLTHKRTVQAGDTLPLMTESIYGDSKYYLEVAKVNNLVNFRQLKPGQELFFPPLEKVS
- a CDS encoding DUF5908 family protein, whose product is MPIEIKELHIKINVDEKAAATTTAASVDEALLMRAISESVEQAAKIEQRKKER
- a CDS encoding phage tail protein; this encodes MAVLYPPTSFSFIVNGISTTEGIDSRFQSISGLSTEIGTEEYAEGGENRFTHQLPLRPKYPNLVLKRGLIVSSGLISWCRNAMENFQFEPRDLIITLSGGIQSTAPLMVWNVVGAYPVRWEVSEFNAEESKLAIETIELKYRYFTIPSSLASLGL
- a CDS encoding phage tail protein, translating into MSTYPLVKFAFEVDWGGTKVGFQEVSGLNVEAALIEYRHGASPDFSKIKMPGMKTFSNITLKRGTFKTDNEYFDWFQSIQLSTVERRSITISLLDETGAPAVTWKVKNAFPLKLQSTDLKAEGNEVAIETLEIAHEGLTIENN
- a CDS encoding phage tail sheath family protein gives rise to the protein MNYKTPGVYVEEIAKFPPSVAQVETAIPAFIGHTDKGPRNEPTRISSMLEYETIFGGAKNEKTAISISIEDTVVTAKVDNAKLSPYKMHYAMQMYFANGGGPCYIVSVADYEKTPVLGTETVAGGLWFGLKSLEKEDEPTLIVFPDAEVLGADAYKLYNKALDQAEDLKDRFVIMDVFEDAAAFRTGVNATGLKYGAAYYPKLETVLSYSFDDKDVKIDSYKEINASGALVDVTMPQNENNLAWLKSKSSALYNQAKREIESKRLVLAPSSSIAGIYAKVDSTSGVWKAPANLAISNVLAPVVKISNEVQDGLNVDAVAGKSINAIRTFTGKGTLVWGARTLDGNSNEWKYVPVRRFFNMVEESVKKATERFVFEPNTANTWVRVQAMIENFLDQQWRDGALAGSKPEEAYYVSVGLHKTMSAQDILEGRMIIEIGMAAVRPAEFIVLRFSHKLQEA
- a CDS encoding phage tail protein, translating into MSTYPLVKFAFEVDWGGTKVGFQEVSGLNVEAALIEYRHGASPDFSKIKMPGMKTFSNITLKRGTFKTDNEYFDWFQSIQLSTVERRSITISLLDETGAPAVTWKVKNAFPLKLQSTDLKAEGNEVAIETLEIAHEGLTIENN